The following proteins come from a genomic window of Flavobacterium crocinum:
- the cydB gene encoding cytochrome d ubiquinol oxidase subunit II gives MEFFWYVVLMGILAVYLVLDGYDFGAGIIHLFFADTEKDKKAITNAIGPFWDANEVWLIAAGGVLFFAFPTLYASSFSGFYLPLIMILWLLIFRAIGLEMRGQVHNHMWESIWDKAFGIASLLLALFFGIALGNIVRGVNLGMVQNGVSTQEPHFFFLPLWNPTFSPQANELGIIDWFTLFLGVVSVVALTIHGANWIIYKTNSALNPKLKKVVFALNIVLLVLVCISLQIWHFIEPKPFHNFVENPILWFFPLLTFVGILGLFKVRSFKKDGHGFLFSTFFLVGGFASTAVSIFPNVLPSTNKVNPSLTIYNTAAHEYGLNAGLSWFFIALFLVIIYFIIQYRVFSGKMDDIGYGEH, from the coding sequence ATGGAATTTTTTTGGTACGTAGTTTTAATGGGAATTTTGGCTGTTTATCTGGTTTTAGACGGTTATGATTTTGGTGCAGGAATTATTCATTTATTTTTTGCCGATACAGAAAAAGATAAAAAAGCAATTACCAATGCGATTGGACCTTTTTGGGATGCCAATGAAGTTTGGTTAATTGCGGCCGGAGGGGTTTTGTTTTTTGCTTTTCCAACATTATATGCTTCTTCTTTTAGCGGATTTTATCTTCCGTTGATTATGATTTTATGGCTTTTGATTTTTCGTGCCATCGGATTGGAGATGCGTGGACAGGTGCACAATCATATGTGGGAAAGTATTTGGGATAAAGCATTTGGAATTGCAAGTTTGCTTTTAGCACTATTTTTCGGAATTGCTTTAGGAAATATTGTTCGTGGTGTCAATCTTGGAATGGTGCAAAACGGAGTCTCTACGCAAGAACCGCATTTTTTCTTTCTGCCTTTATGGAATCCAACGTTTAGTCCGCAGGCAAATGAATTGGGAATTATCGATTGGTTTACGCTTTTTCTTGGCGTTGTAAGTGTTGTGGCTTTAACGATTCACGGGGCAAACTGGATTATTTATAAAACGAATTCAGCTTTAAATCCGAAATTGAAAAAAGTGGTTTTTGCTTTGAATATTGTTTTGCTGGTTCTGGTTTGTATCTCGCTTCAGATCTGGCATTTTATTGAACCTAAACCGTTTCATAATTTCGTTGAAAACCCGATTCTTTGGTTTTTTCCGTTGTTGACTTTTGTTGGGATTTTAGGTTTGTTTAAAGTACGTTCCTTTAAAAAAGACGGTCATGGATTTTTATTCTCGACGTTCTTTTTAGTTGGAGGATTTGCTTCGACAGCTGTTTCGATTTTTCCGAATGTATTGCCTTCAACCAATAAAGTGAATCCGTCCTTAACAATTTATAATACTGCAGCGCATGAATATGGATTGAATGCCGGATTGAGCTGGTTTTTTATAGCTCTGTTTCTGGTGATTATTTATTTTATAATTCAATATCGCGTTTTCAGTGGGAAAATGGACGATATTGGATATGGAGAACATTGA
- a CDS encoding DUF6691 family protein produces the protein MNLENKNTDGEGINASQKKETAFANLKYLIVGIFFGIVFVKAEIISWFRIQEMFHFQSFHMYGVIGCAVVVGLISVQLIKKFNIKTLDGEKIEIQPKTFNKGQIYGGLMFGFGWAITGACPGPLFAQIGTGATVIVVTLVSAIFGTWVYGLIKDKLPH, from the coding sequence ATGAATTTAGAAAATAAAAATACAGACGGCGAAGGAATTAATGCAAGCCAGAAAAAAGAAACGGCGTTTGCTAATCTGAAATACTTAATTGTCGGGATCTTTTTTGGAATTGTATTCGTAAAAGCCGAAATCATCAGCTGGTTCCGTATTCAGGAAATGTTTCACTTCCAGTCGTTTCATATGTATGGTGTAATAGGATGCGCTGTCGTAGTTGGATTAATTTCTGTACAATTAATTAAAAAATTCAACATCAAAACTCTTGATGGCGAAAAAATCGAAATTCAGCCAAAAACTTTCAATAAAGGACAAATCTATGGCGGGTTAATGTTTGGTTTCGGATGGGCAATTACCGGAGCCTGCCCTGGCCCGCTTTTCGCTCAAATTGGCACAGGAGCAACTGTAATTGTGGTTACTTTGGTAAGTGCGATTTTCGGAACCTGGGTTTATGGATTGATTAAGGATAAACTGCCTCATTAA
- a CDS encoding cytochrome ubiquinol oxidase subunit I encodes MEEMLFYDRMQFAFTITFHYLFPQLTMGLSLIIVYFKWKFLKTKDEQYNHATHFWMKIFALNFAMGVVTGIPMEFQFGTNWAKFSELTGGIIGQTLAMEGMFSFFLESSFLGLFLFGEKLLGHKWHFVTGLLIMIGSWASGFLIIATHSWMQNPVGYEILENGKFVLNNFQALFLNPWLWPSYLHNQAASLVTSSFVVAGIGAFYILSKKNVSFGKLFLKTGVIFGLISSIIVTVPTGDLAAKNVVKYQPVTFAAMEGIFHTEKKGSEIVLIGQPDVKDKKLDNKIAVPNILSFLTYGNWDQEIQGLDQFQEDLHPTNISGLYYAYHIMVGLGTVFIGLMVISLLQLIRGKLFETKWLLWSLMFMMPFPYIANTTGWYTAELGRQPWLVYNLLRTAAGASPTVSSGNTLFTLLGFIGLYLLLGMLFLLLVGKIINKGPHHVELSTEKI; translated from the coding sequence ATGGAAGAAATGCTCTTTTATGATCGAATGCAGTTCGCGTTCACCATTACTTTTCATTATCTTTTTCCACAGCTTACAATGGGTCTTTCGCTCATCATTGTTTACTTCAAATGGAAATTTCTTAAAACTAAAGACGAACAATACAATCATGCCACCCATTTCTGGATGAAAATCTTCGCCCTCAATTTTGCAATGGGCGTTGTAACCGGAATTCCGATGGAATTTCAGTTTGGAACCAACTGGGCAAAATTCTCCGAATTGACAGGCGGAATCATTGGTCAGACACTTGCAATGGAGGGAATGTTTTCTTTCTTTCTCGAATCGTCGTTTTTAGGATTGTTTTTATTTGGAGAAAAACTGTTGGGACATAAATGGCATTTTGTTACCGGATTATTAATCATGATTGGTTCCTGGGCCAGCGGATTCTTAATCATCGCCACACATTCGTGGATGCAGAATCCCGTTGGATATGAAATTTTGGAAAACGGAAAATTTGTTCTGAATAACTTTCAGGCTTTATTTTTAAATCCGTGGCTTTGGCCTTCTTATTTGCATAATCAGGCAGCTTCTTTGGTAACAAGTTCTTTTGTTGTTGCCGGAATTGGTGCCTTTTATATTTTAAGTAAGAAGAATGTTTCTTTTGGGAAATTATTTCTAAAAACAGGAGTAATCTTCGGATTGATTTCGAGCATTATTGTCACAGTTCCAACGGGCGATTTAGCAGCTAAAAACGTTGTAAAATACCAGCCTGTGACTTTTGCTGCAATGGAAGGAATTTTTCATACCGAAAAGAAAGGTTCCGAAATTGTCTTAATCGGTCAGCCCGATGTTAAAGATAAAAAGCTGGATAATAAAATCGCAGTTCCAAACATTTTAAGTTTCCTGACTTACGGAAACTGGGATCAGGAAATACAAGGTTTAGACCAGTTTCAAGAAGATCTTCATCCAACTAATATTTCGGGATTGTATTATGCTTATCATATTATGGTTGGACTTGGAACTGTTTTTATTGGATTAATGGTGATTTCACTTCTTCAATTAATCAGAGGAAAATTGTTTGAGACTAAATGGCTTTTATGGTCCTTAATGTTCATGATGCCGTTTCCGTACATTGCCAATACTACAGGTTGGTACACGGCCGAATTAGGAAGACAGCCTTGGCTGGTTTATAATTTACTGAGAACAGCAGCCGGAGCATCGCCAACAGTTTCTTCCGGAAATACCTTGTTTACCTTACTTGGCTTTATTGGTTTATATCTTTTGCTGGGAATGCTGTTTTTACTTTTAGTTGGGAAAATTATCAATAAAGGACCGCATCACGTGGAACTTTCAACAGAAAAAATATAA
- a CDS encoding MarR family winged helix-turn-helix transcriptional regulator: protein MTIEEVIKSTVKMDNAKKVILNIMYTQNVVQDHFNELIKPYDLSGEQYNVLRILRGQKGKPANMCVIQERMLAKTSNTTRLVDKLLLKEFVTRNVCPDNRRKIEVLITQKGLDVLKELDPKVDEHEKTFADNLKPEELVFLNQLLEKFRTNK from the coding sequence ATGACAATTGAAGAGGTTATTAAGAGTACGGTTAAGATGGATAATGCGAAAAAAGTTATTCTGAATATCATGTACACGCAAAATGTGGTTCAGGATCATTTCAACGAGTTAATTAAACCGTATGATTTATCCGGAGAACAATACAATGTGTTACGTATATTAAGAGGGCAAAAAGGGAAACCTGCCAATATGTGCGTAATACAAGAACGAATGCTAGCCAAAACAAGCAACACAACAAGATTGGTAGACAAATTGTTATTAAAAGAATTTGTAACCCGAAATGTCTGTCCGGATAATCGAAGAAAAATTGAAGTCCTGATTACACAAAAAGGTCTTGATGTTTTAAAGGAATTAGATCCGAAAGTAGACGAACACGAAAAAACGTTTGCTGACAATTTAAAACCAGAAGAATTAGTTTTTTTAAATCAGTTATTAGAAAAATTTAGAACCAACAAATAA
- a CDS encoding MBL fold metallo-hydrolase, whose amino-acid sequence MKIEQIYTGCLAQGAYYITSDGEAAIIDPLRETQPYLDRLERDNVKLKYIFETHFHADFVSGHVDLSKETGAPIVYGPNAACEFDCISAKDGQEFKIGKVTIKVLHTPGHTMESTTFLLVDENGKDHAIFSGDTLFIGDVGRPDLAQKAAGMTQDQLAGILFHSLRDKIMTLADDVIVYPAHGAGSACGKNMSKETVSTIGNQKATNYALRANMTEAEFIQEVTDGLLPPPAYFSMNVAMNKGGYESFETVLHNGMKAINVKEFEAVAEETGALILDTRSAADFHKGFIPQSINIGINGDFAPWVGTLIADVKQPIILVTTVGMEEETVTRLSRVGFDTIIGHLEGGFEAWQKAGFEVDTVNRITAEQFANEVNIETDKIIDIRKETEYAAEHIEDAYSKPLAYINDWVKDINPNEHFYLHCAGGYRSMIAASILQARGFRNFSEVEGGFGAISKTNLPKSDFVCQSKTLNA is encoded by the coding sequence ATGAAAATAGAACAAATTTACACCGGATGTTTAGCACAAGGTGCTTATTATATTACCTCAGATGGTGAAGCCGCTATAATTGATCCTCTTAGAGAAACGCAGCCTTATTTAGATCGTTTGGAGAGAGACAACGTAAAGTTGAAATACATTTTTGAAACCCATTTCCACGCCGATTTCGTTTCCGGACACGTTGACTTAAGTAAAGAAACTGGTGCTCCAATTGTTTACGGACCAAACGCTGCCTGCGAATTTGATTGCATTTCTGCAAAAGACGGACAAGAGTTTAAAATCGGAAAAGTAACTATTAAAGTTTTGCATACTCCTGGTCACACTATGGAGAGTACAACATTTTTACTTGTTGATGAAAACGGAAAAGATCACGCCATTTTCTCAGGCGATACTTTATTTATCGGAGATGTCGGCCGTCCGGATTTAGCACAGAAAGCAGCCGGAATGACACAAGACCAACTGGCAGGAATTTTATTTCATTCTTTAAGAGATAAAATTATGACACTTGCCGATGATGTGATTGTTTATCCAGCGCACGGTGCCGGAAGTGCCTGCGGAAAAAACATGAGTAAAGAAACCGTTTCGACTATCGGGAATCAAAAAGCTACTAATTATGCTTTGCGCGCCAACATGACCGAAGCTGAGTTTATTCAGGAAGTTACAGATGGTTTATTGCCTCCTCCTGCCTATTTCAGTATGAACGTTGCTATGAACAAAGGCGGATACGAAAGTTTTGAAACCGTTTTACATAACGGAATGAAAGCTATTAACGTAAAAGAATTTGAAGCAGTTGCAGAAGAAACCGGCGCTCTAATTTTGGATACAAGAAGTGCAGCCGATTTTCACAAAGGTTTTATTCCACAATCCATTAATATTGGAATCAATGGTGATTTTGCACCGTGGGTTGGAACTCTGATTGCCGATGTAAAACAGCCCATTATTTTGGTTACAACAGTTGGTATGGAAGAAGAAACCGTTACGCGTTTAAGCCGTGTTGGTTTTGATACTATTATTGGACATCTGGAAGGCGGTTTTGAAGCATGGCAAAAAGCAGGTTTTGAAGTGGATACTGTAAACCGAATCACAGCAGAACAATTTGCAAACGAAGTGAATATCGAAACTGATAAAATTATCGACATTCGTAAAGAAACAGAATACGCAGCAGAACATATTGAAGACGCGTACAGCAAGCCTCTTGCTTATATTAATGACTGGGTAAAAGATATTAACCCAAATGAGCATTTTTATCTGCATTGTGCCGGCGGTTACAGAAGTATGATTGCTGCTTCTATTTTGCAAGCACGCGGTTTCAGAAATTTCTCTGAAGTGGAAGGCGGTTTTGGAGCGATTTCAAAAACCAATCTCCCAAAATCTGATTTTGTTTGCCAAAGCAAAACATTAAACGCATAA
- a CDS encoding NAD(P)H-dependent oxidoreductase → MSNFVENQNWRYATKQFDATKKISDADLNTLKEAVRLSASSYGLQPYKVIIVENPALREELKAAAWGQTQITDASHLFIFANDLNLDTVSVDKYINNISETRGVPVDALGGFSDMMKGVIANLSAEAKHIWTAKQTYLALGNLLNAAAELKIDATPMEGFNAAKFNEILGFDKLGLNASVIATVGYRHDEDKSQHQKKVRKSHEELFITL, encoded by the coding sequence ATGAGCAATTTCGTAGAAAATCAAAATTGGAGATATGCAACAAAACAGTTTGATGCAACAAAAAAAATCTCTGATGCAGATTTAAATACTTTAAAAGAAGCCGTTAGATTAAGTGCTTCTTCATACGGATTACAACCATATAAAGTTATTATCGTTGAAAATCCAGCGTTAAGAGAAGAATTAAAAGCGGCAGCATGGGGACAAACTCAAATTACAGATGCTTCTCACCTATTCATTTTTGCAAATGATTTAAACCTTGATACTGTTTCTGTTGATAAATATATCAATAATATTAGTGAAACAAGAGGTGTTCCTGTTGATGCTTTAGGCGGATTCAGCGATATGATGAAAGGTGTTATTGCTAACTTATCTGCAGAAGCAAAACATATCTGGACTGCAAAACAAACTTATTTAGCTTTAGGAAACTTACTAAACGCCGCAGCCGAACTAAAAATCGATGCAACTCCAATGGAAGGTTTCAATGCTGCAAAATTCAACGAAATTTTAGGTTTCGATAAATTAGGTTTAAATGCCTCAGTGATTGCAACTGTAGGTTACAGACATGATGAAGACAAATCGCAGCATCAGAAAAAAGTTAGAAAATCTCACGAAGAATTATTTATCACACTATAA
- a CDS encoding glycerol-3-phosphate dehydrogenase/oxidase, with amino-acid sequence MNRSEQLSKLQNTENWDVIIIGGGASGLGTAIDAASRGYKTILLEAVDFAKGTSSRSTKLVHGGVRYLEQGDIHLVREALKERGLMAQNAGHLVKNQSFVIPNYNWWSGYFYTIGLKIYDLLSGCLSLGSSKYISKKKTIEMLPNVEENGLVNGVIYHDGQFDDSRLAINLAQTAVENGACILNYTKVVNLLKDKNNQIIGVETIDQETGITYNLKGSVVINATGVFTNAIMKLNDTVYKKYIVPSQGIHLVFDKSFLPGEHALMIPKTKDGRVLFAVPWHNRIVVGTTDTLIKKQSLEPIALESEIQFVLDTAQRFLAKKPTRADVLSVFAGLRPLAAPKEEGKSTKEVSRSHKIIVSETGLITITGGKWTTYRKMAEEIIDKAILKGKLPKKLCITEHLSIHGNKTTTSADRENHLYIYGSDIPQLLKLQEENPELKEKLHPNHEFTIAEVVWAVRYEMARTVDDVLARRVRLLFLDARAAIQSAEKTARIMAKELNRDENWISKEIEDFNEISKGFLLSEFRNSSKIDFQKL; translated from the coding sequence ATGAATCGTTCAGAGCAGTTATCCAAACTACAAAATACCGAAAATTGGGACGTAATAATTATAGGCGGAGGAGCAAGCGGACTAGGAACAGCCATTGACGCTGCAAGCCGAGGCTACAAAACCATATTATTAGAAGCTGTAGATTTTGCAAAAGGAACTTCCAGCCGAAGCACCAAATTGGTTCACGGCGGTGTGCGTTATCTGGAACAAGGAGACATTCACTTAGTCAGAGAAGCTTTAAAAGAAAGAGGATTAATGGCTCAGAATGCAGGACATTTAGTCAAAAATCAATCTTTTGTGATTCCGAATTACAATTGGTGGAGCGGTTACTTCTATACTATCGGATTAAAAATCTACGACTTGTTATCAGGTTGTTTGAGTTTAGGAAGTTCAAAGTACATTTCAAAAAAGAAAACTATTGAAATGCTTCCAAACGTCGAAGAAAACGGATTGGTAAATGGCGTTATTTATCATGACGGTCAATTTGATGATTCACGTTTGGCCATCAATCTTGCTCAAACTGCCGTAGAAAATGGAGCTTGTATTCTAAATTACACAAAAGTTGTCAATCTTTTAAAAGACAAAAACAATCAAATTATTGGCGTTGAAACAATAGACCAAGAAACCGGAATTACTTATAACTTAAAAGGTTCTGTTGTAATAAATGCGACTGGCGTTTTTACGAATGCCATAATGAAATTAAACGATACCGTTTACAAAAAATACATTGTTCCAAGTCAGGGAATTCATTTGGTGTTTGATAAATCTTTCCTCCCAGGTGAACACGCCTTGATGATTCCGAAAACCAAAGACGGAAGAGTTTTATTTGCTGTTCCGTGGCATAATCGCATTGTAGTTGGGACAACAGATACTTTGATCAAAAAACAAAGTCTGGAACCTATTGCATTAGAAAGCGAAATTCAATTTGTACTGGACACTGCACAACGTTTTCTGGCAAAAAAACCAACAAGAGCCGATGTACTTTCTGTTTTTGCAGGTTTACGTCCGTTGGCAGCTCCAAAAGAAGAAGGAAAAAGTACCAAAGAAGTTTCGAGAAGTCATAAAATAATTGTTTCTGAAACCGGCTTAATAACCATTACCGGCGGAAAATGGACAACGTACAGAAAAATGGCCGAAGAAATAATAGACAAAGCTATATTAAAAGGTAAGCTTCCTAAAAAGCTATGTATTACAGAACATTTAAGCATTCACGGAAATAAAACTACGACTTCTGCTGATAGAGAAAATCATCTTTATATTTATGGTAGCGATATTCCTCAACTATTAAAATTACAGGAAGAAAATCCTGAACTAAAAGAAAAGCTGCATCCAAATCACGAATTCACGATTGCCGAAGTCGTTTGGGCCGTTCGTTACGAAATGGCAAGAACAGTTGATGATGTTTTGGCCAGACGCGTTCGTTTATTATTTTTAGATGCAAGAGCAGCAATTCAATCTGCTGAAAAGACAGCCCGAATTATGGCTAAAGAATTGAATCGTGATGAAAATTGGATTAGTAAAGAAATCGAAGATTTTAATGAAATTTCGAAAGGATTTCTGCTTTCTGAGTTCAGAAACAGCTCAAAAATAGATTTTCAGAAGCTATAA
- a CDS encoding YceI family protein yields MKNLKTIAIALFVAAAGISVNAQTKKIDVKASTIKWVGKKVTGEHSGTVNFKDGAVVFKGKKLAGGNFTVDMTSLTSTDLTGEYQGKLNGHLKADDFFGTDKFPTSKLVFKTIGAKSTDVYTVTADLTIKGITKPVTFDITVKGNTATTAFKVDRTKYDIKYGSGSFFDGLGDKTINDEFELAVALKF; encoded by the coding sequence ATGAAAAATTTAAAAACAATTGCAATAGCATTATTCGTAGCAGCAGCTGGAATTTCAGTAAACGCTCAAACTAAAAAAATCGATGTAAAAGCATCTACTATCAAATGGGTAGGTAAAAAAGTAACTGGAGAGCACTCTGGAACTGTAAACTTCAAAGACGGAGCTGTAGTTTTCAAAGGAAAAAAATTAGCTGGTGGTAACTTTACAGTTGACATGACTTCATTAACTTCTACAGATTTAACTGGAGAATACCAAGGAAAATTAAACGGACACTTAAAAGCTGACGATTTCTTCGGAACTGACAAATTCCCAACTTCTAAATTAGTTTTCAAAACTATCGGTGCAAAATCTACTGATGTTTACACTGTAACTGCTGATTTAACTATCAAAGGAATCACTAAACCAGTAACTTTTGACATCACTGTAAAAGGAAACACTGCTACAACTGCTTTCAAAGTTGACAGAACTAAATACGATATTAAATACGGTTCAGGTAGTTTCTTCGACGGTTTAGGAGACAAAACTATCAATGACGAATTTGAATTAGCAGTAGCTTTAAAATTCTAA
- a CDS encoding HD domain-containing protein translates to MNTQDLLDQIAFIKEIDKVKYIQRKTKLFNSDRCENDAEHSWHLALMAIVLAEHSNTPIDVLKVVKMVLIHDIVEIDAGDVFIYDTVKSHDNTDEERLAANRIFGLLPKKQAENFIAIWEEFEAGETNEAKFARSMDRLEPLLQNTSNNGGTWKEFGVTYDKVYEKKSVIKNGSTTLWNYAEGLINESVEKGILKK, encoded by the coding sequence ATGAATACTCAGGATTTATTAGATCAAATTGCTTTTATAAAAGAGATTGATAAAGTAAAATACATTCAGCGTAAAACGAAATTGTTTAACAGTGACCGATGTGAAAATGATGCTGAACACAGCTGGCATTTAGCGTTAATGGCAATTGTTCTGGCAGAACATTCCAATACACCAATTGATGTTTTGAAAGTCGTAAAAATGGTTTTGATACACGATATTGTAGAGATTGATGCAGGAGATGTTTTTATTTATGATACTGTAAAGAGTCATGATAATACAGATGAAGAACGTTTGGCTGCAAACAGAATTTTTGGTTTATTGCCGAAAAAACAAGCTGAAAATTTTATTGCGATTTGGGAGGAATTTGAAGCAGGTGAAACCAACGAAGCCAAATTTGCCAGATCAATGGACAGATTAGAACCTTTATTGCAAAATACTTCTAACAACGGTGGCACCTGGAAAGAATTTGGAGTGACTTATGATAAGGTTTACGAGAAAAAGAGCGTCATAAAAAATGGATCAACAACTTTATGGAATTATGCTGAAGGTTTGATTAATGAAAGCGTAGAAAAGGGGATTTTGAAGAAATAA
- a CDS encoding helix-turn-helix transcriptional regulator, whose amino-acid sequence MAATIKNKIRNIRELKNYTQEYMADKLGVTQAGYSKIEKGKTSLSYEKLVEIGRILDVSVEDIISFEYDKYFSNFNKITGNNNGNNNGNISINADNSSVLRELYEDKIQLLERLLNKTEIELERYKDRFGEI is encoded by the coding sequence ATGGCCGCAACAATTAAAAACAAAATCAGAAACATTAGAGAGTTAAAGAATTATACTCAGGAATACATGGCAGACAAATTAGGTGTAACGCAAGCGGGTTACAGCAAAATTGAAAAAGGAAAGACTTCTTTGAGTTACGAAAAGTTAGTAGAAATAGGAAGGATTTTAGATGTCAGTGTCGAAGATATAATTAGTTTTGAGTACGATAAGTACTTTAGTAATTTTAATAAAATTACAGGAAACAACAATGGAAATAATAACGGAAACATATCAATTAATGCTGATAATTCTTCGGTTTTAAGAGAGCTTTACGAAGATAAAATACAGTTGTTAGAGAGACTTTTGAATAAAACTGAAATTGAACTGGAACGTTATAAAGATAGATTTGGAGAAATCTAA
- a CDS encoding type II toxin-antitoxin system RelE/ParE family toxin — protein sequence MALKIFWTDFAKAELKSIFDYYKKTASLNVAKNLVVGITKETLKLETQSEIGQKEELLLNYSREIRYLIFKNYKIIYWINFEKNAVEVLDVFDTRQNPVNIKRTK from the coding sequence ATGGCGCTAAAAATTTTTTGGACTGATTTTGCCAAGGCAGAGTTGAAGAGTATTTTTGATTACTATAAAAAGACGGCCAGTTTAAATGTTGCAAAGAATCTTGTAGTTGGAATTACAAAAGAAACACTTAAGTTAGAAACACAGTCTGAAATTGGTCAAAAAGAAGAACTTTTACTTAATTATTCAAGAGAAATACGTTATTTGATTTTTAAAAATTATAAGATAATTTATTGGATTAATTTTGAGAAAAATGCAGTAGAGGTTTTGGATGTCTTTGATACTCGTCAAAATCCTGTAAATATTAAGAGAACAAAGTAA
- a CDS encoding YeeE/YedE family protein, translated as MSILDIIKEPWPWYVAGPLIGLTVPILLIIGNKSFGISSSLRHICAACIPANISFFKYDWKKESWNLFFVFGIFLGGVIAAYLLSNPNPVEIAPELSEQLAGYGITDHTGLVPAQLFSWESLLTLRGFIMMVVGGFLVGFGTRYAGGCTSGHAIMGLSNLQWPSLVATICFMIGGFVMSLLILPYILSL; from the coding sequence ATGAGCATACTAGACATTATTAAAGAACCTTGGCCTTGGTACGTAGCAGGCCCGCTTATTGGATTAACTGTACCGATTTTATTAATTATCGGAAATAAATCTTTCGGGATTAGTTCTTCCCTTCGTCATATTTGTGCGGCTTGTATTCCTGCAAATATTTCCTTTTTTAAATACGACTGGAAAAAAGAAAGCTGGAATTTATTCTTTGTTTTCGGAATATTCCTTGGCGGAGTTATTGCTGCCTATTTGCTTTCTAATCCAAATCCGGTCGAAATTGCTCCGGAACTTTCTGAGCAATTAGCGGGTTACGGCATCACGGATCATACTGGCTTAGTTCCTGCTCAACTGTTTTCCTGGGAAAGTTTATTAACGCTTCGCGGATTCATTATGATGGTTGTAGGCGGATTTCTGGTTGGTTTCGGAACGCGTTATGCGGGAGGATGTACCAGCGGACATGCGATTATGGGGCTTTCAAATTTACAATGGCCTTCTTTAGTCGCTACAATCTGTTTTATGATTGGCGGTTTTGTAATGTCACTTTTGATTTTACCTTATATTCTTTCACTTTAA